The Callospermophilus lateralis isolate mCalLat2 chromosome 3, mCalLat2.hap1, whole genome shotgun sequence genome has a segment encoding these proteins:
- the LOC143393898 gene encoding olfactory receptor 11H12-like: MNISEPESNFASVREFILQGFSCEWRIQIFLFSLFTTTYVFTITGNGTIVCALLCDKRLHTPMYMFLGNFSFLEIWYVSSTVPKMLVNFLSEKKTISFAGCFLQFYFFFSLGTSECLLLTVMAFDRYLAICRPLHYPNIMTGNSCIKLVIICWVCGFLWFLIPIALISQMPFCGPNTIDHVVCDPGPLFALACATAPGTQMLCYTLSSLVIFGNFFFILGSYTLVLIAVLRMPSACGRHKAFSTCGSHLAVVSLFYGSLMVMYVSPGLGHSAGMQKVATLFYAMVTPLFNPLIYSLRNKEIKAAMRKIMGIPNII; the protein is encoded by the coding sequence ATGAATATCTCTGAGCCAGAGTCCAACTTTGCTTCTGTAAGAGAATTTATACTCCAAGGTTTCTCTTGTGAGTGGAGGATTCAgatcttcctcttctctctcttcacTACAACCTACGTGTTCACCATAACTGGGAATGGGACCATTGTTTGTGCACTGTTGTGTGACAAGCGACTTCACACTCCCATGTACATGTTCCTGGGGAATTTCTCCTTTCTAGAGATCTGGTATGTCTCTTCTACAGTTCCCAAGATGTTGGTCAACTTCCTGTCGGAGAAAAAAACCATCTCCTTTGCTGGGTGCTTCCTCcagttctatttctttttttcattgggTACATCTGAATGCTTGCTTTTGACTGTCATGGCCTTTGATCGGTATCTAGCTATCTGCCGTCCCCTGCACTACCCTAATATCATGACTGGGAATTCCTGTATCAAACTGGTCATTATCTGCTGGGTTTGTGGGTTTCTGTGGTTCTTAATTCCCATTGCCCTCATCTCTCAAATGCCTTTCTGTGGACCAAACACTATTGACCATGTTGTGTGTGATCCAGGGCCACTCTTTGCGTTAGCGTGTGCCACAGCCCCAGGAACTCAAATGCTGTGCTACACTTTAAGCTCATTAGTTATCTTTGGTAACTTTTTCTTTATCCTTGGGTCCTATACTCTGGTCCTGATAGCTGTGCTACGTATGCCTTCAGCCTGTGGAAGACAtaaagccttctccacctgtgggtCTCACTTGGCCGTGGTATCGCTGTTCTATGGTTCTCTGATGGTCATGTATGTGAGTCCAGGACTGGGACATTCTGCTGGGATGCAGAAAGTTGCAACATTGTTTTATGCTATGGTGACTCCACTATTTAACCCCCTCATCTACAGCCTCCGAAATAAGGAAATAAAGGCAGCCATGAGGAAAATTATGGGGATTCCTAACATAATCTGA
- the LOC143393899 gene encoding toll-like receptor 11 encodes MERCLVSAVFPLLLLDLMDCDLMSQAWTVPDCTIADSSLFSNLSFYIPFCPLAPGLHTFASCSNVTDLTQTLRAVPQDIQALCLQGMVPVLPANAFGHFPFLQLLRLQLGTLKITSEAFQGLNRLQYLSFEHHAPCCLSLFLPPDALVPLTFLSSLSFQGYCLNYSQNIQLPISLRHLTLGHSCLMELQELQVLFSNLVLSFSPTASPRPWSSFLEVLDLSYNLKLNQAGVRALNGLQLHSLRLDGTPLNALGLLGSGLLHLDFLSLVGTDMEKVPGNVSGYFELRALDLGRNRIQNIEDGDLSSCRSLEHLSLYGNGLKLLPIKFLNALPQLQSLNLSMNKLGPALVLPDGLVSTTLRVLDLSNNELCVLPYGAFSFIPQLEELWLSGNNISNLSSESLEGLKQLKTLDLSWNKIKVLKPGWLSFLPALTSLNLLGTYLSHIPGKELQGPQRLSHLQLGSFQMLDLYPPWPPALLSLEIWAETGIWFNNFNEEPFLFLEKLILQTSNVVLSPYNTSVHFPSLRHLTLRGVSFFGFSSQQSQRSFPQFPVLEHLHFWSDYESTENLELFGMPKLRVLELGDLNFHYESRSMKLELVLKEVPWLQVLALSHLNLGNLSMSSFRDLDHLQLLLFNSEWTLGLDSSLQELIPQMPQYVYFSDVTFTCQCESSWVGPWATQAPNTFVYGLEKSICMANASDYSKTPLLSFLSHQCAHDLEFHGFLASFTLVLLFTILVLLGCPKWSWLHHLRTLFHVWWWKLCGRGPRSQFHYDVFISYCEQDQDWVLEELVPTLEKSPPAGEGLRLCLPERDFGVGQDRMDALVVSMENCRAILCVLSNKALGSPRCHLELRLATYHLVARPGTACLLLLFLEPIDRRKLCGYHRLTRWLQKGDYFDLPQGRVEWDAFCEQLRKRLRKAGQERDY; translated from the coding sequence ATGGAAAGATGTCTGGTCTCTGCTGTCTTCCCTCTCTTACTGCTGGACTTGATGGATTGTGATCTCATGAGCCAAGCATGGACTGTCCCTGACTGTACCATAGCAGATAGCTCCCTATTTTCAAATCTCTCCTTCTACATCCCATTTTGTCCCTTGGCCCCAGGGCTGCATACTTTTGCATCATGCTCCAATGTTACAGACCTGACACAGACCCTGAGAGCAGTGCCCCAGGATATACAGGCACTTTGCCTCCAGGGCATGGTTCCTGTCCTGCCAGCTAATGCATTTGGTCACTTCCCCTTCCTACAGCTTTTGAGGCTACAGCTGGGCACCCTCAAGATTACATCTGAGGCCTTTCAAGGATTGAATCGGCTGCAGTACCTTTCCTTTGAGCATCATGCTCCCTGTTGCTTGAGTCTATTTCTCCCTCCGGATGCCCTGGTGCCTCTCACATTCCTCAGTAGTCTTTCCTTTCAAGGCTACTGCCTGAATTATAGCCAGAACATCCAGTTGCCAATCAGCCTTAGGCATCTAACCCTGGGGCACAGCTGTTTGATGGAGCTGCAGGAGCTACAAGTGCTCTTCTCAAACCTTGTGCTTAGTTTTTCTCCTACAGCCAGCCCCAGACCATGGTCTTCCTTCCTAGAGGTGTTGGATTTGTCTTACAACCTGAAGCTGAACCAGGCAGGTGTCAGAGCCTTGAATGGCCTCCAGCTCCATTCCCTGAGATTGGATGGCACCCCATTAAATGCATTAGGTCTTTTAGGCTCAGGACTACTCCATCTGGACTTTCTGTCCCTTGTGGGTACAGATATGGAAAAAGTGCCTGGGAATGTGTCAGGCTATTTTGAGCTTCGAGCACTTGACCTTGGGAGAAATCGAATCCAAAACATAGAGGATGGAGATCTCTCAAGCTGCCGTTCCTTAGAACATCTCAGCCTTTATGGCAATGGCCTGAAATTGCTTCCCATAAAGTTTCTAAATGCCCTGCCCCAGCTTCAAAGTCTCAACCTATCCATGAATAAGCTGGGTCCAGCCTTGGTGCTCCCAGATGGGCTGGTTAGCACAACCTTGAGAGTGCTAGATCTGTCCAACAATGAGTTATGTGTTCTGCCCTATGGAGCCTTCTCCTTTATTCCTCAACTCGAGGAGCTGTGGCTAAGTGGCAACAACATCTCCAACTTATCCAGTGAGAGCCTGGAGGGACTAAAGCAGCTGAAGACACTAGACCTGAGCTGGAACAAAATTAAGGTGCTAAAACCAGGCTGGCTCTCCTTTCTTCCTGCTCTCACCTCACTGAACCTGCTAGGCACCTATTTAAGTCATATCCCAGGCAAGGAGCTCCAGGGTCCCCAGAGGCTGAGCCATCTGCAGCTGGGTTCATTTCAGATGCTGGACCTCTATCCTCCCTGGCCTCCAGCTCTGCTCAGCTTAGAGATATGGGCAGAAACAGGTATCTGGTTTAATAACTTCAATGAAGAGCCCTTCTTGTTCCTGGAGAAGCTGATCTTACAAACTTCCAACGTGGTACTGTCTCCATACAACACCTCAGTTCATTTTCCTTCCCTGCGTCATCTCACTCTTCGAGGCGTAAGCTTCTTTGGCTTCTCAAGTCAACAGTCTCAGAGATCCTTCCCTCAGTTTCCTGTCCTGGAGCACCTGCACTTCTGGTCTGATTATGAGAGTACAGAAAACCTGGAACTATTTGGGATGCCCAAGCTTCGAGTGCTCGAGCTCGGAGATCTGAATTTCCACTATGAGTCAAGGTCAATGAAGCTGGAGCTGGTACTGAAGGAAGTGCCTTGGTTACAGGTGCTGGCATTGAGCCACCTGAATCTTGGGAACCTCTCCATGTCCAGTTTCAGGGACTTGGACCACCTGCAGCTACTGCTGTTCAACTCTGAATGGACCCTGGGGTTAGACAGCAGCCTTCAGGAGTTAATCCCCCAGATGCCTCAATATGTTTATTTCTCAGATGTCACCTTCACCTGCCAGTGTGAAAGCTCCTGGGTGGGGCCTTGGGCAACACAGGCCCCCAACACCTTTGTGTATGGGCTGGAGAAATCCATCTGCATGGCCAATGCTTCTGACTACTCCAAGACTCCACTGCTCTCCTTCCTTTCTCATCAGTGTGCACATGATCTTGAGTTTCACGGCTTTCTTGCCAGCTTTACTCTGGTGCTCCTGTTCACTATCCTTGTACTGCTTGGCTGCCccaaatggtcctggcttcaccaTCTCCGGACTCTTTTTCATGTATGGTGGTGGAAACTATGTGGGCGTGGCCCCAGAAGCCAATTCCACTATGATGTCTTTATATCCTACTGTGAGCAGGACCAAGACTGGGTGCTGGAAGAACTGGTTCCTACACTGGAGAAGTCTCCTCCAGCAGGTGAGGGCTTGAGGCTGTGCCTGCCAGAGAGGGACTTTGGGGTTGGGCAGGACAGGATGGATGCCCTGGTTGTCAGCATGGAGAACTGCAGGGCCATCCTCTGTGTACTCAGCAACAAAGCCCTGGGGAGTCCCCGGTGCCATCTGGAGTTAAGGCTTGCCACCTATCACTTGGTGGCCAGACCTGGAACAGCTTGCCTCCTGCTGCTGTTTCTGGAGCCTATTGATCGGCGGAAACTATGCGGCTATCACCGCCTCACTAGGTGGCTTCAAAAAGGGGACTATTTTGATTTGCCTCAAGGGAGGGTGGAGTGGGATGCTTTCTGTGAGCAACTTCGGAAAAGGCTAAGGAAAGCTGGACAAGAAAGAGATTATTAA